A segment of the Amycolatopsis thermophila genome:
TCGGTCAGCCGGTCGATGCGGACCTCACCGCAGTCGATGACGTGCCTGAGGACGTCCTGGCGGCGCTGCTCGACCTCGGCGTCCGGCGGTCTAGGCACGCACGACCGCCTTGATCACCGAGTCGTCCTTCGCGGCGACGGTCAGCGCCTGCTCGACCTCGTCCAGGCCGAAGCGGTGGGTGACGAGCGCGTCCAGGTCGACCTCGCCCGCGGCGAGCGCGATCGCCGTCGGCCAGGTGTTGGCGTACCGGAACGTGCCGGTGACCTCGATCTCGGAGTTCTGCACGTGCGACAGCGGCAGCGGCAGTTCGTCGCCGCCCATGCCGACGAGCACGACCCGCCCCGCGCGCCCGACCGTGCGGATCGCCTGCGCGGCCGCGGCCGGCACGCCGGAGCATTCCAGCAGCACGTCCGGGGTGAAACCGGCGTCGGCGAGGCTGTCGCGCGAGACGTCGATGGTGCCCGTCGCGCCCAGCTCCTCGGCGACCCGCAGGCGGCGCGGGTTCACGTCGGTGACCACGACTTCGCTCGCCCCGAAGGCGCGGGCGGTCTGCGTGGCGACCAGGCCGATCGGGCCCGCGCCGGTGATCAGGACGCGGCTGCCGGGCGCGATGCGCGACTTCCGGCTCGCCCACACGCCCACGGACAGCGGTTCGAGCAGAGCGGCCGCGTCGTCGCTCAGGGTGTCGGGGACCGGGTGCGCGAAGTCCTCACGCAGCACCACGTACTCGCAGAACGCGCCGTCGACCGGCGGCGTGCCGAAGAACCGCATGCGCGGGCAGAGGTTGTAGCGGCCGGCCTTGCACTCGGCGCACACCGAGCACGGCACGCCCGGTTCGAGCGCGACGCGCGCGCCGATCTCGTGCCGGTGCGCGTCCCGGCCGCGGGCGACGACGACCCCGCTGGGCTCGTGCCCGAGGACCAGGGGTTGCTCCACGACGAAGTCGCCGATCCGGCCGTGCTCGTAGTAGTGCACGTCCGACCCGCAGGTGCCGACGGAGGAGACGCGGATCAGGACCTCGTCCGGCGCGGGCCGCGGAACGGGCCGCTCTTCGATCCGGATGTCGTGGATCCCGTGCAGCACCGCGACCTTCATCGAGTCGTCCACCGCACGAACTTAACACAAAACTCGATAACTAAAGCGCCCGTACCTGCCGGATCGCGTCCGGGATCGCCGCCAGAACCCCACTCGCCGACACCGGCACCCCGCGCGCGGCCAGATCCCCGGCCAGCGAATGCACGTACGCGGCGCACCCGGCCGCGAGCCACGGGTCGAGCCCGCTCGCGAGCAGCGCCCCGACCAGGCCGGACAGCACGTCCCCGGAGCCCGCCGTGGCCAGCCAGGACCCGCGCGCGACGTTCACCAGCACGCGCCCATCCGGGTCGGCGATGATCGTCACGTTGCCCTTGAGCAGCACGACCGCGTCGTACTTCGCCGCGGCCTCGCGCACCGACGCCACCCGGTCCTCGCCCGGCGGCCGCCCCATGAGCCGTTCGAACTCGCCCGCGTGCGGGGTCAGGACCAGCGGGGTGTCCGGGTCGCGGGCGTCGAGGACGCCGGGCTGCTGGGCCATCAGCGTGGTCGCGTCGGCGTCCGCGCACACCGGCACCCCGGCGGCGAGGACGTGGGTGAGCACCTCGCGGCCCTCGCGCCCGGTGCCGATCCCCGGCCCGACCACCCACGCCTGCGCGCGTCCGGCGTCGGTCACCGAACCGGTGGCCACGACCTCCGGCCAGCGCGAGCGCACGACGTCGGCCGCCGGGCCGGCGTAGCGCACCATGCCGGAGGTGCCCAGCACCGCGGACCCGGTCGCGAGCACCGCCGCACCCGGGTAGGTCGCCGAGCCGGCCGCGATGCCGGTGACGCCCTGGCTGTACTTGTCGTCGTCCGGACCGGGCAGCGGCCAGGCCAGGCCGACGTCGACCGGATCCAGTTGCCGCAGGTCCGGCTCGCCGAGGTCCAGGCCGAGCTCGACGAACTCGACCCGGCCGCAGCGGTCCGGGTTGAGGACGTGCACCGGTTTGCGGGCGCCGAAGGTGACCGTGCGGGTGGCCGTCACCGCGTCGCCCGGCACCGCGCCGGTGTCCGGTTCGACGCCGCTGGGCAGGTCGACCGCCAGGACCGGCGCGCTGACGTGCTCGAGCAGCGCCGCCGCCTCCGGGCGCAGACCGCCGTGCGCGGACAGGCCCACGATGCCGTCGATCACCAGGTCCGCGGCTTGCAGCGCGCGCGGACCGTCGTCGGCCCCCACGATGCGGCCTCCTCCGCGGCGCAGGGCCGCGAGACCCGCGGCGTGCGCCTTCTCCGG
Coding sequences within it:
- a CDS encoding NAD(P)-dependent alcohol dehydrogenase, whose amino-acid sequence is MDDSMKVAVLHGIHDIRIEERPVPRPAPDEVLIRVSSVGTCGSDVHYYEHGRIGDFVVEQPLVLGHEPSGVVVARGRDAHRHEIGARVALEPGVPCSVCAECKAGRYNLCPRMRFFGTPPVDGAFCEYVVLREDFAHPVPDTLSDDAAALLEPLSVGVWASRKSRIAPGSRVLITGAGPIGLVATQTARAFGASEVVVTDVNPRRLRVAEELGATGTIDVSRDSLADAGFTPDVLLECSGVPAAAAQAIRTVGRAGRVVLVGMGGDELPLPLSHVQNSEIEVTGTFRYANTWPTAIALAAGEVDLDALVTHRFGLDEVEQALTVAAKDDSVIKAVVRA
- a CDS encoding NAD(P)H-hydrate dehydratase produces the protein MRGFWTTERIRAAEERLLAVTPEGALMHKAAFAVSVHAADMLAEHTGKVSGCRVVLLVGAGNNGGDALWAGAFLRRRNVGVTAVLLKPEKAHAAGLAALRRGGGRIVGADDGPRALQAADLVIDGIVGLSAHGGLRPEAAALLEHVSAPVLAVDLPSGVEPDTGAVPGDAVTATRTVTFGARKPVHVLNPDRCGRVEFVELGLDLGEPDLRQLDPVDVGLAWPLPGPDDDKYSQGVTGIAAGSATYPGAAVLATGSAVLGTSGMVRYAGPAADVVRSRWPEVVATGSVTDAGRAQAWVVGPGIGTGREGREVLTHVLAAGVPVCADADATTLMAQQPGVLDARDPDTPLVLTPHAGEFERLMGRPPGEDRVASVREAAAKYDAVVLLKGNVTIIADPDGRVLVNVARGSWLATAGSGDVLSGLVGALLASGLDPWLAAGCAAYVHSLAGDLAARGVPVSASGVLAAIPDAIRQVRAL